Within Oxyura jamaicensis isolate SHBP4307 breed ruddy duck chromosome 28 unlocalized genomic scaffold, BPBGC_Ojam_1.0 oxy28_random_OJ66, whole genome shotgun sequence, the genomic segment GCGACAGCCCCTCCCCCGTAAGTGCGACCCGCGGGGCGCCGGAGGGGACGGAGGGGACGATACGGGGGGGGGNNNNNNNNNNNNNNNNNNNNNNNNNNNNNNNNNNNNNNNNNNNNNNNNNNNNNNNNNNNNNNNNNNNNNNNNNNNNNNNNNNNNNNNNNNNNNNNNNNNNcccccccccccccccataggCACCTTCCCGTGGGGACCCCAAGGACGCGCCCCCGGGGTGCGCAGGGCCAAGTacgggggcagcggggcaggggcaCTGCCATGTGTCCCCACCTGCCCCCCCCGTGGGATGCAGCCCCGTGGTGGCTCGGGTCACCCCAAGGGACACCGAAAGGTCTGGctggggggtcccggggggtgctggctgccctggggctccccccgccccccccccaaaaggcAGCATCCAGCGGATCCAGCCCGAACTGTGGCCAAAACCTCCTCAGCCCCACGGGGGGGACCCCAGTGGTGGGAGGCCAGCCCCGACCCCAAACCCCTTCctcaccccaaaacctcccccACGAGTGGCTCGGGGGCCTCCGGGTGCCACCGCGAGCTGTCGGGGCTCAGCTTGTGGCACCCCAAGCTCGTTTCTGTCCCTtccacagcccctgctgccatGTCAGCCGAAAATACGGCGCCGGCGGAGGCCGAGCGGGAGGCGCAGGTAGGGATGCTGAGGGccgagggggctgggggcattGCTGTGtctccccccaacccccccggCTCACCGTCCCCGTGCCCCGCGGCAGAGCGTGGTGAGTCGGGTGGCCAACCTGGCCCTGGTGAGCTCTGCCCGCGGCGCCGTGTCCACCGCCTACGCCTCCACCAAGGAGAGCCACCCCTACATCCGCTCGGTGTGCGACGTGGCCGAAAAGGGGGTGAAGACCCTGACGGCGGCGGCGGTCAGCGGGGCCCAGCCCCTCCTCACCAAGCTGGAGCCGCAGAgtgagtggggctggggggggtaGCACCCCCAAACGGGCTGGGGGTGCCCGGGAAGCTGTCCCCAGCGAGGAAATGGGGTTAAAAAGGCTGGTTTTTGGTCTGCAGTTTCCACTGCCAACGAGTATGCCTGCAAGGGGCTGGAcaagctggaggagaagctgcccatcctgcagcagcccacggAGATGGTAACGTTGTGCATCCCCCCCTGCTCGGGGGGCACCAGGATTGAGCCCTGGGCCAGCTGCTGGGACAAGCACCCCCCCTGCACTGTCCCCCCCTCCCAGGTGGTCGCAGGGACCAGGGAGCTGGTGTCGTCCACCGTGACGGGCGCGAGGGAGGCCGTGAGCGGGGCAGTGGGCCTGGCCCGCGGGGCCGTGCAGGGCAGCGTGGAGAGGACCCGGCGGGCGCTGAGCACCGGCATCAGCACCGTGGCGGGCTCCCgcgtggggcagctgctggcgaCGGGGGCGGGCACGGTGCTGGAGAAGTcagaggagctggtggagcACTACCTGCCCAGGACGGACGAGGAGCCGGGTGAGTTGCTGGCTACGCCGTGCCCAAAACCCACCTCTCCCTCTTTTGGGGGTGCCATCCCTCCGGGACCGCGCCCcatccccagggctcagcagcacccagcgCCTCTCACCATCTCCACTCACACCCCggggtggtgctgagcctcACAGGGCCGCCAGGGCGCAGGGGACAGTCCCTGTGTGGCTGCTCCGTAGGCACCCGGAGCTGGGGAACGCGGAGCAGTGGTGGGTGAACTCTcacctggaaagcagaaaacaaatatagcCCTGCGCCACCAGCCCACCCGTGCTGGGTATTTATAGCTCGGCACGGGGCAGcgctgggcagagctggcccTGTGTCACCGCAGAGGTGACCGGAAGGGTTGTGGGGACACCTTCGCATGACCCAGGGGGCAAGCAGCCGGGTTTGTCCCTGTGCCGGGGCGCAGAGCTCAGGGGACATCCCAGCACCACCAGTGGGATGCTCCGTGCCCGGCACGGGGACATCCCGGTGGGGTGGCTTTCACTTGGGGTGGCTCTCACCCGCTCGCCCCGCAGCGGCCCCGGTGGCGGACGGCACCGCGGCGGCCTCGCTGGAGCAGCAGAGGCGGCGGCAGAGCTGCTTCGTGCGCGTGGGCTCGCTCTCGGCCAAGCTGCGGCACCGAGCCCTGCGTCGCTCGCTGGGCGAGCTGCAACGGGCCCGGCACAGCGCGCAGCACGCCCTGGCCCAGCTCCAGCGTGTCATCGAGCTGGTAAGCCCACGGTGGTCCCCGCGGCCCCGTGCGTGCCCCCCTCAGTGCACTCCCACTGCTCTCCCTTCCCGCAGATTGAGCAGGGCATGGACGGGTCCCTGCGCGGCGCCCGGCAGCACCTGCACCGCATGTGGCTCGAGTGGAGCCGGCAGGACGGCGTGCCCATGGAGGACAGCCAggtattttttggggggtggccGTGCCGAGGAGGCCTCCGAGACGAGGGGTCCGGGTCGTctccccccgggggctgcccgctcACTGCCTTGCAGGTGGAGGCGCGGACGCTGGCCATGCtgcgggggctgctgcagcaactGCAGGCCGCCTGCGCCCGCCTCGCCGCCAGcgcccgggggctgccgggcagCGTGCAGGACACGGCCGGGCACGTGCGGCACGGCGTGGAGGGCGTGCACGCCTCCCTGGCGCGCGCCCGCTCCTTCCACGACCTGTCGGACATGGTGCTGGCGCAGAGCCGCGAGACGGTGACGCGGGCGCAGCTGAGCATCGACGAGTTCATCGAGTACGTGGGGCAGCACGCGCCCCTGCCCTGGCTCGTGGGGCCGTTCGCCCCAGCCCTCGTCGAGTACCCGGAGGACAGCCCCGTGGAGATGGCCAAGTGGAACGGCTGCGTGACCGTGGGTGGGGGGCACCGGGCGCCCCCTGCCCCGCAGTCGTGCAGCGGGCGCTGAGCTTCCCGACGCCCCCCCAGCGGGGAAGGTGCCCGCCTCACAGCTGCAAATCTACCCCTGCTGGGGGGGGCAAGTGCCAGGATGGACTCGGTGGCCCGGCGTGGGACCCCTGATGCCACTTGGGACTctgggggggaggcaggggagggtgGCACGCGGAGGATGGAGCGTgtgcccggccctgcccggccagCATGGGGACAGCAGCTCCCTACGATGTCCCCGAGCCTGGCAGCATCGGGATTTAACAGCCTCAGGGCCCGTTAAAGAGGGCAAAAACGAGGCAAACCAAAAAGttacaccaaaaaaaagttaaaagttggcgttaaaaagaaaaaacaaaccccaatTCTCTTGGCGTTACTCAGAGCCACCGGCGTGAGCTGCTGCGGGGTGGGATGTGCGAcgggggggtccctggggggcCGGGGAGCACCCTGCGGGGGGGCTTCGTGttgggggccggggggccgggagcggcagctgggtgctgctggacTGTGACCCGCAGCCGTGTGGCACTGAACTTCGTCCCCGTTATCGCCGCCACTGCTCCAACCCCACCACGCACCCATGGCGGGGCTGGGCCCGGGGCACCCCCTGCgctggggatggggtggggggcaccggggggggggggggcccgggggccCGCTGGGACCGATCCTGAGCACCCCCCGGGACCAGTCTCAGCACCCACCGGGATCACTCGGCACCCACGGGGCCGTGCTGGGGGGGGACACCGGGACCCCGATATGGGGGAATCtcgggcggggcgggggggggggggacacccccgTGCCCGTGGGGGGTTTCCGGGGCCGGCGGTCGCTGTCCCCGGTCCGGCCCCGATGGGGCGGGCCCCGGTCACATGCGCACGGGGCGGGTCCGGGGCTATAAGACCGGGGTGGGGGCCGAGCACCGGGTCCAACACCGAGCCCAGCACCGAGACGGTGAGTGCGaaccgggaccgggaccgggaccgggaccgggatcGGGGATCGGGACCGTGGGgttccctgcagcctccagcccgGTGCTGCGATGTTCCCCGGAGAGCAGCCGCTGCCCGCAGAccgggggtggggtgggggggaccgGGACCGACCCCCCCTTGCGTAGGAGCTCCGGGAGTGTCTGGAATATGGGGTGGGGGGACCGGGaccccccctgccctgggcagtcTGACGGTGGGGATAGGGGCTACTGGGTCCTGAGCTTGGGGTCCCCCCGTTGTGGGGTAGCCAGCCCCCCCCATCCCGTTTGGGGGTGCCTcccccctgctcagccccatgCGTtgtttcctccctcccccagccccaccatgGCCTCCAGCGAGCCCGGGACGGCGCAGCCCaaggctgaagagcagcaggtcagtggggcaggggggtgctgggggggggtccGGTGTCCCCTGCCCTCCGGTCACCACTTGGGGTGAGGAGGGGGGACACCCCAGTGCTACCCCTGGGGGCTGCACGCGTTGCCCCCCACCTCAGCCCCGAGGAGATTTGGGGCTCTGGCAGGCTCCCCCCCATCCCTTTTCCTATACCCAGAGCATCGGGACGCGGGTGGCCAGCCTGCCCCTGGTGAGCT encodes:
- the LOC118158442 gene encoding perilipin-3-like isoform X3, whose translation is MSAENTAPAEAEREAQSVVSRVANLALVSSARGAVSTAYASTKESHPYIRSVCDVAEKGVKTLTAAAVSGAQPLLTKLEPQISTANEYACKGLDKLEEKLPILQQPTEMVVAGTRELVSSTVTGAREAVSGAVGLARGAVQGSVERTRRALSTGISTVAGSRVGQLLATGAGTVLEKSEELVEHYLPRTDEEPAPVADGTAAASLEQQRRRQSCFVRVGSLSAKLRHRALRRSLGELQRARHSAQHALAQLQRVIELIEQGMDGSLRGARQHLHRMWLEWSRQDGVPMEDSQVEARTLAMLRGLLQQLQAACARLAASARGLPGSVQDTAGHVRHGVEGVHASLARARSFHDLSDMVLAQSRETVTRAQLSIDEFIEYVGQHAPLPWLVGPFAPALVEYPEDSPVEMAKWNGCVTVGGGHRAPPAPQSCSGR
- the LOC118158442 gene encoding perilipin-3-like isoform X1 translates to MSAENTAPAEAEREAQSVVSRVANLALVSSARGAVSTAYASTKESHPYIRSVCDVAEKGVKTLTAAAVSGAQPLLTKLEPQISTANEYACKGLDKLEEKLPILQQPTEMVVAGTRELVSSTVTGAREAVSGAVGLARGAVQGSVERTRRALSTGISTVAGSRVGQLLATGAGTVLEKSEELVEHYLPRTDEEPGWLSPARPAAAPVADGTAAASLEQQRRRQSCFVRVGSLSAKLRHRALRRSLGELQRARHSAQHALAQLQRVIELIEQGMDGSLRGARQHLHRMWLEWSRQDGVPMEDSQVEARTLAMLRGLLQQLQAACARLAASARGLPGSVQDTAGHVRHGVEGVHASLARARSFHDLSDMVLAQSRETVTRAQLSIDEFIEYVGQHAPLPWLVGPFAPALVEYPEDSPVEMAKWNGCVTVGGGHRAPPAPQSCSGR
- the LOC118158442 gene encoding perilipin-3-like isoform X2, which encodes MSAENTAPAEAEREAQSVVSRVANLALVSSARGAVSTAYASTKESHPYIRSVCDVAEKGVKTLTAAAVSGAQPLLTKLEPQISTANEYACKGLDKLEEKLPILQQPTEMVVAGTRELVSSTVTGAREAVSGAVGLARGAVQGSVERTRRALSTGISTVAGSRVGQLLATGAGTVLEKSEELVEHYLPRTDEEPAAPVADGTAAASLEQQRRRQSCFVRVGSLSAKLRHRALRRSLGELQRARHSAQHALAQLQRVIELIEQGMDGSLRGARQHLHRMWLEWSRQDGVPMEDSQVEARTLAMLRGLLQQLQAACARLAASARGLPGSVQDTAGHVRHGVEGVHASLARARSFHDLSDMVLAQSRETVTRAQLSIDEFIEYVGQHAPLPWLVGPFAPALVEYPEDSPVEMAKWNGCVTVGGGHRAPPAPQSCSGR